Proteins encoded by one window of Scatophagus argus isolate fScaArg1 chromosome 4, fScaArg1.pri, whole genome shotgun sequence:
- the emb gene encoding embigin — protein sequence MIMSASWMQLCFQILLLFVSCRHINTKTPGPTLLPPVPMSALRSVRKLVLKALDTGDSHTEKVELLNPVNLSLECTLAGNHNKLPNITGFWKKDGREIENSRLTVQSENELYHLKRVFNIDGEENLGNYSCVFGNETKIDFVLAVPQIGEERDKPIVSYLGDSAVLTCKMDKPKPEPTTWNWYKANGTNKEQISPAAEPHRYKIKYKERETFLLVYNLTEADSGLYYCSAVYPVGTSMGHVELKVITIYEPLKPFIAILAEVTILVIAILIYEKSRSKKNSTAGNEMNDLTNTQPQEENDASERSSSMRQRKV from the exons ATGATCATGTCAGCCTCCTGGATGCAGCTCTGTTTTCAGATCCTCCTCCTTTTCGTCTCCTGCAGACACATCAATACAA agACTCCTGGCCCAACGCTGTTGCCACCAGTTCCCATGAGTGCCCTGCGATCTGTGAGGAAACTTGTTCTGAAAG CCCTCGACACAGGTGACAGTCACACTGAGAAGGTCGAGCTGTTGAACCCTGTGAACCTGTCACTGGAGTGCACCTTGGCTGGTAATCACAACAAACTGCCAAACATCACTGGGTTCTGGAAAAAAGACGGACGTGAAATTGAGAACAGCCGCCTCACAGTGCAGTCGGAGAATGAGCTGTATCACCTCAAAcgagt GTTCAACATTGATGGTGAAGAAAATCTTGGAAATTATTCATGCGTgtttggaaatgaaacaaaaatagacTTTGTTTTGGCAG TTCCACAGATCGGTGAGGAGCGAGATAAGCCCATAGTCAGTTACTTGGGGGATTCTGCGGTGCTGACATGTAAAATGGACAAACCCAAACCAGAACCCACCACGTGGAACTGGTATAAAGCAAATGGCACAAACAAG GAGCAGATTTCCCCTGCCGCAGAGCCTCACCGGTACAAAATCAAATACAAGGAGAGGGAGACCTTTCTGCTGGTGTACAACCTGACAGAGGCTGACTCTGGCTTGTATTACTGCAGTGCAGTGTACCCCGTCGGCACCTCGATGGGCCACGTGGAGCTGAAG GTCATCACCATCTACGAGCCTTTGAAGCCTTTCATTGCCATCTTGGCTGAGGTGACCATCCTGGTCATTGCCATTCTGATCTACGAGAAGAGTCGTtccaagaaaaacagcacagcag gaaatgaaatgaatgaccTAACTAACACACA GCCACAGGAGGAAAATGATGCATCAGAGAGAAGTTCTTCAATGAGACAGCGCAAAGTTTGA
- the mrps30 gene encoding 39S ribosomal protein S30, mitochondrial: MAARTRLPLLFSKNLPPFRNQKLVHTEAAVREPAYPPIVPSLTAKSKSARRRQIEERVKKICASPVEEKLSLITRIQRKKFVVYPQTFARNADRWYQHFTKTAYIPGLPEKFSLAPEETAGESASPAAAQTTSPGIDHDVFADIRSLVTRVLLQEHWHMKKRKPFLYREQEQMVGPFLRNLATELTHNLAKYNPLLLHSSLDYNPQVNFYWRRGQRIIPKGHRRGRPEPTRFQIDDQPNSQIRITRQLPQFTPLEASYAAEVPEITVAPDMMPLFRRQYDNNIFTGAKLPDPACYGHTQFHLVPDRYHRDRMARLGQSDQVEVFLRANGLASLFAWTGAQAMYQGFWNHEDVARPFVSQAVITDGRFFSFFCYQLNTVALSVETDANNPRKNLLWGTESLQLYDSVQDGEVVGLNNDVIKLLVQFLTNQP, translated from the exons ATGGCGGCCCGCACACGACTGCCCTTGCTGTTCTCCAAAAACCTGCCTCCGTTTAGAAACCAAAAGCTTGTCCACACCGAGGCTGCGGTCAGAGAGCCCGCGTATCCCCCCATCGTCCCCTCTCTGACGGCTAAAAGTAAATCAGCTCGGCGGCGACAGATCGAGGAACGTGTAAAAAAGATATGTGCCTCTCCTGTGGAGGAGAAGCTGTCCCTCATCACTCGTATCCAACGGAAGAAATTTGTGGTTTACCCTCAGACTTTCGCACGGAACGCGGACAGATGGTACCAGCACTTTACCAAGACCGCATATATCCCGGGCCTGCCCGAGAAATTCTCGCTGGCCCCAGAGGAGACCGCGGGAGAGAGCGCGTCTCCGGCTGCAGCTCAAACCACTTCACCAGGGATTGACCATGATGTGTTCGCGGACATCCGCTCCTTGGTCACTCGTGTACTCTTACAGGAGCACTGGCACATGAAGAAACGCAAACCTTTCCTGTACAGAGAACAGGAGCAGATGGTTGGACCTTTCCTGAGAAACCTGGCGACTGAACTCACCCACAATCTGGCCAAATACAACCCACTGCTCCTCCACTCCAGTCTAG ATTATAACCCTCAGGTAAACTTTTAttggaggagaggacagaggatCATCCCAAAGGGGCACCGGAGAGGCCGGCCAGAGCCAACCAGGTTCCAGATTGATGACCAACCAAACAGTCAGATTAGGATAACTCGACAACTGCCACAG TTTACTCCACTGGAGGCCTCCTATGCAGCTGAAGTTCCAGAGATCACAGTAGCTCCCGACATGATGCCTCTGTTCAGAAGACAGTATGACAACAATATCTTTACAG GTGCCAAACTACCAGACCCAGCATGTTATGGTCACACCCAGTTCCATCTGGTGCCTGATCGATACCACAGAGACCGCATGGCTCGGCTGGGGCAGTCTGATCAGGTGGAGGTCTTCCTCAGAGCCAATGGACTCGCCAGCCTCTTCGCTTGGACAGGAGCTCAGGCTATGTACCAGG GTTTCTGGAACCATGAGGATGTCGCCAGGCCTTTCGTGTCCCAGGCTGTGATCACAGATGGCCggttcttctccttcttctgctACCAGCTGAACACAGTGGCCCTCTCTGTGGAGACGGATGCCAACAACCCCAGGAAAAACCTTCTGTGGGGCACAGAGAGCCTGCAGCTGTACGACAGCGTTCAGGACGGAGAGGTGGTGGGTCTGAACAACGACGTCATCAAGCTTCTGGTCCAGTTCCTCACGAACCAGCCGTAG
- the hint2 gene encoding histidine triad nucleotide-binding protein 2, mitochondrial isoform X1, which produces MHFRQILRTQFVGTTRLNRLHRVCRAEVPALKVNQVVVILINIFFSVTAAEHVDSCPTNPGGGCGKPSVPYHQERPLCTKSDEVRLAEEASKKYGSPAPTIFSKVIDKSIPADIIYEDEKCLAFRDITPQAPVHFLVIPRVPIPRISEAKDDDAQLLGHLLVVAKNVAKQESLNEGYRVVINDGKHGSQSVYHLHIHVLGGRQMMWPPG; this is translated from the exons aTGCATTTTCGTCAGATTTTGCGGACACAGTTCGTCGGAACGACTCGTCTCAATCGTTTGCACCGCGTTTGTCGAGCTGAGGTACCTGCTCTAAAAGTAAACCAAGTTGTTGTCATCCtcataaacattttcttttcagtaacTGCAGCAGAGCATGTTGACAGCTGCCCTACCAACCCTGGTGGTGGCTGTGGGAAACCTTCAGTGCCTTACCACCAAGAG AGACCACTGTGCACCAAAAGCGACGAAGTGAGGCTGGCAGAGGAGGCTAGCAAGAAGTATGGCTCCCCAGCTCCAACCATCTTCTCCAAAGTGATTGACAAAAGTATCCCTGCGGATATTATATATGAAGATGAGAAG tgtTTGGCATTCAGGGATATCACTCCACAAGCCCCGGTTCATTTCCTGGTCATTCCAAGGGTCCCGATTCCCAGAATAAGTGAGGCCAAAGATGATGATGCTCAA CTCTTAGGACATTTGTTGGTTGTCGCCAAGAATGTGGCAAAGCAAGAATCTCTAAATGAGGGATACAGAGTGG TGATCAACGATGGAAAGCACGGTTCTCAGTCAGTTTACCACCTTCACATCCATGTCCTGGGAGGGAGACAGATGATGTGGCCACCAGGATAG
- the hint2 gene encoding histidine triad nucleotide-binding protein 2, mitochondrial isoform X2, translating into MHFRQILRTQFVGTTRLNRLHRVCRAEVPALKRPLCTKSDEVRLAEEASKKYGSPAPTIFSKVIDKSIPADIIYEDEKCLAFRDITPQAPVHFLVIPRVPIPRISEAKDDDAQLLGHLLVVAKNVAKQESLNEGYRVVINDGKHGSQSVYHLHIHVLGGRQMMWPPG; encoded by the exons aTGCATTTTCGTCAGATTTTGCGGACACAGTTCGTCGGAACGACTCGTCTCAATCGTTTGCACCGCGTTTGTCGAGCTGAGGTACCTGCTCTAAAA AGACCACTGTGCACCAAAAGCGACGAAGTGAGGCTGGCAGAGGAGGCTAGCAAGAAGTATGGCTCCCCAGCTCCAACCATCTTCTCCAAAGTGATTGACAAAAGTATCCCTGCGGATATTATATATGAAGATGAGAAG tgtTTGGCATTCAGGGATATCACTCCACAAGCCCCGGTTCATTTCCTGGTCATTCCAAGGGTCCCGATTCCCAGAATAAGTGAGGCCAAAGATGATGATGCTCAA CTCTTAGGACATTTGTTGGTTGTCGCCAAGAATGTGGCAAAGCAAGAATCTCTAAATGAGGGATACAGAGTGG TGATCAACGATGGAAAGCACGGTTCTCAGTCAGTTTACCACCTTCACATCCATGTCCTGGGAGGGAGACAGATGATGTGGCCACCAGGATAG
- the hint2 gene encoding histidine triad nucleotide-binding protein 2, mitochondrial isoform X3 has protein sequence MHFRQILRTQFVGTTRLNRLHRVCRAERPLCTKSDEVRLAEEASKKYGSPAPTIFSKVIDKSIPADIIYEDEKCLAFRDITPQAPVHFLVIPRVPIPRISEAKDDDAQLLGHLLVVAKNVAKQESLNEGYRVVINDGKHGSQSVYHLHIHVLGGRQMMWPPG, from the exons aTGCATTTTCGTCAGATTTTGCGGACACAGTTCGTCGGAACGACTCGTCTCAATCGTTTGCACCGCGTTTGTCGAGCTGAG AGACCACTGTGCACCAAAAGCGACGAAGTGAGGCTGGCAGAGGAGGCTAGCAAGAAGTATGGCTCCCCAGCTCCAACCATCTTCTCCAAAGTGATTGACAAAAGTATCCCTGCGGATATTATATATGAAGATGAGAAG tgtTTGGCATTCAGGGATATCACTCCACAAGCCCCGGTTCATTTCCTGGTCATTCCAAGGGTCCCGATTCCCAGAATAAGTGAGGCCAAAGATGATGATGCTCAA CTCTTAGGACATTTGTTGGTTGTCGCCAAGAATGTGGCAAAGCAAGAATCTCTAAATGAGGGATACAGAGTGG TGATCAACGATGGAAAGCACGGTTCTCAGTCAGTTTACCACCTTCACATCCATGTCCTGGGAGGGAGACAGATGATGTGGCCACCAGGATAG